The following coding sequences are from one Zalophus californianus isolate mZalCal1 chromosome 15, mZalCal1.pri.v2, whole genome shotgun sequence window:
- the MKI67 gene encoding proliferation marker protein Ki-67 isoform X3: MGPTGRLVTIKRSGVDGPHFPLSLSTCLFGRGIECDIRIQLPVVSKQHCKIEISGQEAVLFNFSSTNPTQVNGSVITEPVRLTHGDVITVVDRSFRYENESHQNRSESAEFTGQKRKQESLHRVSRSGFTSDPDKIEGTPLKRRRVSFGGCLKPELFDENLPPNTPLKRGETPRSSLTSHTPPVLKKIIKEYPQPSRKEDSSEICLEVTAQDQCKGSPAQNPTQTSPVANDARRRSCKVSSVSSGSKSHHTDIPKRGGRKSGTLPSKRTSIDRSQHEILQRIFSKRRSGASEANLIVAKSWADVVKLGAKQTQARVVKHGPQRQLSKRQRRMNTPKKAVSDVHNQFSTGHANSPCTIIIGKAHIEKVNVPARPYRMLNSFVFNKKMDFNEDLSGLTEMFKTPAKVKPQIMSPCPNAFSNSEDFLGKKFQVPNSGEKPLLCTSETFGENVFPMTQNAPREPSDQRMPASPALRRPAIRVNTNIEKTRGSEAEPLKAALSANRFRRSSELRNTQMPGPGHRDKEANTDPAENTSGRHLRKTPQRGQKPEGATEEQESCFEACEKAIKSEDSSENTVAVRRSRRYSEQKWEPIADLTTLKRQQDTEPKEDLGGIQGLPQAPTQAQETMDVGNKTAEKCQKSLKPELVGMPTRMNIQLKTSPQKVDLDEEPSTLRKSIRKSGGSIPSHGEPGDGDEDITLLNRTPKQTLDSAENVTGSKRRSRTPKRNAQSLEDLAGLREPFQTPNHTDKPRTDGKTTKVPCKSPLVEPVNTPTSRKRQLETPLQKVDIEEEPSALRKPTQTPRKTMLSYREPGDGDEDIKLFKETPKQTLDSAENVTGSKRRSRTPKKNVPSLEDLAGLRELFQTPNHTDKPMAEDKTTKVPCKSPLAEPVYTPTSKRRQLKTPLQKVDLEKDLRKPTQTPGESTYSHREPGGGDEDTRLFKETPKQKLNPAENVTGSKRQSRTPKRNAQSLEDLAGLRELFQTPNHTDKPRTDSKTTKVPCKSPLAEPVNTPTSWRRQLKTSPQKVDIEEEPSVLRKSTRTPGESTQSHGEPGNGDEDIKLFKEAPKQTLDSAENVTGSKRRSRTPKRNVQSLEDLTGLRELFQSPEHTQDPVTDDKTTKVPWKSPLADPVNTPTRKRRQLKIPRQKVDLEEEPSSLRKPTQMEGESVPLYREPGGSDEDIRLFDRTPKWTLDSAENRTGSKRRSRTPKKNVPSLEDLAGLRELFQTPNHTDKPMAEDKTTKVPCKSPLAEPVYTPTSKRRQLKTPLQKVDLEKDLRKPTQTPGESTYSHREPGGGDEDTRLFKETPKQKLNPAENVTGSKRQSRTPKRNAQSLEDLAGLRELFQTPNHTDKPRTDSKTTKVPCKSPLAEPVNTPTSWRHQLKTSPQKVDIEEEPSVLRKSTRTPGESTHSHGEPGNGDEDIKLFKEAPKQTLDSAENVTGSKRRSRTPKRNAQSLEDLTGLRELFQTPNHTDKPRTDSKTTKVPRKSPLAEPVNTPTSWRRQLKTSPQKVDIEEEPSTLRRSTRTPGESTQSHGEQGNGDEDIKLFKEAPKQTLDSAENITGSKRQSRTPKRIAQSLEDLAGLRELFQSPEHTQDPVTDDKTTKVPWKSPLADPVNTPTSKRRQLKTPLQKVDLEKDLRKPTQTPGESTHSHREPAGGDEDTRLFHRTPKQTLDSAENVTGSKRRSRTPKRNAQSLEDLAGLRELFQTPNHTDKPRTDGITTKVPCQSPLAEPVNTPTSRKRQLETPLQKVDIEEEPLALGKPTGTPKKTVLSYTEPGGGDEDIKLSKETPEKKLDCVENLTGSKKWKRRGKEKAQFLEDMVGFKELFQTPEHTKEPAAIVKTAIMPGRSPLAETVTTPTHMKRRLKIPLGKVDVAKELSPLTEPIQMPGEATHTHREPGGADAAIRLFKETPKQKLDSAENVTGSKRRSRAPKKMVRSLEDLVGLKELFQTPEHTPDPVTDDKTTTVPCKSPAADPVNKPTSRRRRLKTSPQQADVKEEASALRKSTRTRGGNAHSHRESGGADENIKLLNKTAKQTLDSAENVTGSKKQSRIPKKNVQSLEDLAGLRELFQTPEHTQDPMADDKTTTVPCKSPLADAVNKPTSRRRRLKTSPQQADVKEEPSALGKSTRTCGGNAHSHREPGGADDDVKLLKKTAKQTLSPAENVMLRKSRLRAPKETAQPLEDLASFKESSPVRDHSKEPGKAEGSPKDAPEQTPGRRKPATVLQRGLRARRVRAVADLQAHREPIESGSEGGVSLPSKRKGGTEEGSAGAKRLRSVTPAQGAAEGKPAPKRRRRAPTEGCDPPEPPTAKKRLRVVAERMELLRDRPRSSREIKTRAREAGRTTPAHQGMSLRSRHPNKTEAEEERPEPVITAAEKPKTKRSDKKPLKMSQETTLQSPEDQAKNSTSGGKAHESRMCLRSARLGQMPSPDIAKEKQREKRVGVSGKKQEEEVRQPSDPMCLRSRKITVPTGGNASESEPQQRVTRSAKRCAENIKKDNDNGGIKKLRTRSHRDNEDI; this comes from the exons ATAAGATTGAGGGAACACCCCTAAAAAGGAGGCGGGTCTCCTTTGGTGGCTGTCTGAAGCCGGAGTTATTTGATGAGAACTTACCTCCTAATACACCTCTTAAGAGAGGAGAAACACCGAGAAGTTCTCTCACCAGCCACACTCCACCTGTCCTGAAGAAAATCATCAAG GAATACCCTCAACCATCAAGAAAAGAAGATTCTTCGGAAATCTGTTTGGAAGTGACTGCACAAGACCAGTGTAAAGGATCTCCAGCTCAGAATCCGACGCAAACTTCTCCAGTTGCAAATGACGCCCGCCGTAGGTCATGCAAGGTGTCCTCGGTCTCCAGTGGCAGCAAATCTCATCATACAGACATTCccaagaggggagggaggaagagcgGTACCTTGCCTTCAAAGAGAACTTCCATCGATCGAAGCCAACATGAGATCTTGCAGAGGATTTTTTCCAAAAGAAGGAGTGGTGCTTCTGAAGCCAATTTAATCG TGGCAAAATCGTGGGCAGATGTCGTAAAACTCGGAGCCAAACAAACACAAGCTAGAGTGGTTAAACATGGCCCCCAAAGGCAGctgagcaaaaggcagaggaGAATGAATACTCCAAAG aaggcTGTTAGCGATGTTCACAATCAATTTAGCACAGGCCATGCCAATTCTCCTTGTACCATAATAATAGGGAAAGCTCACATTGAGAAAGTAAACGTGCCCGCTCGGCCCTACAGAATGCTCAACAGCTTTGTATTCAACAAAAAAATGGACTTTAATGAAGATCTTTCAG GGTTAACTGAAATGTTCAAGACTCCGGCGAAAGTGAAGCCACAGATAATGAGCCCATGTCCCAACGCTTTTTCAAATTCAGAGGATTTCCTTGGAAAAAAGTTTCAAGTACCTAATTCAGGAGAAAAACCTCTGCTGTGCACTTCAGAAACTTTTG GAGAGAATGTATTCCCCATGACTCAGAATGCTCCACGAGAGCCATCCGATCAAAGGATGcctgccagccctgccctcagacGACCGGCTATTAGAGTAAACACAAACATCGAAAAAACTCGAGGATCGGAAGCAGAGCCTCTGAAGGCGGCATTAAGTGCAAACAGGTTCCGAAGGTCCTCAGAGCTCAGAAATACACAGATGCCAGGTCCAGGGCACAGGGACAAAGAAGCAAACACAGACCCTGCTGAGAACACTTCAGGGCGACATCTGAGGAAAACTCCACAGCGAGGACAGAAACCTGAGGGAGCGACGGAGGAACAGGAGAGCTGTTTTGAAGCATGTGAGAAAGCTATCAAATCAGAAGACAGTTCTGAAAACACGGTAGCTGTGAGGAGATCGAGAAGATATTCAGAGCAAAAATGGGAACCAATAGCAGACCTGACCACCCTCAAGAGACAGCAGGACACAGAACCCAAGGAAGACCTAGGAGGCATCCAAGGTCTCCCCCAGGCCCCCACTCAAGCCCAGGAAACAATGGATGTGGGAAACAAAACTGCAGAAAAGTGCCAGAAATCTTTAAAGCCAGAACTAGTTGGCATGCCAACCAGGATGAACATACAACTCAAGACCTCTCCCCAGAAAGTGGACCTAGATGAAGAGCCCTCAACTCTCAGGAAGTCCATCCGAAAGTCGGGGGGAAGCATCCCTTCACACGGAGAACCAGGAGATGGTGACGAAGACATCACATTGTTGAACAGAACTCCAAAGCAGACACTGGACTCTGCAGAAAATGTAACTGGAAGCAAGAGGCGGTCAAGAACGCCCAAGAGAAATGCCCAGTCCTTAGAAGACCTGGCTGGCCTCAGAGAGCCCTTCCAAACACCAAACCACACAGATAAACCAAGGACTGATGGCAAAACCACCAAAGTACCCTGCAAATCTCCATTAGTGGAACCAGTCAACACACCAACAAGTAGAAAGAGGCAGCTTGAGACCCCTCTCCAGAAAGTGGACATAGAGGAAGAGCCCTCAGCTCTCAGGAAGCCCACACAAACACCAAGGAAAACCATGCTCTCATACAGAGAACCAGGCGATGGTGATGAAGACATCAAATTGTTCAAGGAAACTCCAAAGCAGACACTGGACTCTGCAGAAAATGTAACTGGAAGCAAGAGGCGGTCAAGAACACCGAAGAAAAATGTCCCGTCCTTAGAAGACCTGGCTGGCCTCAGAGAGCTCTTCCAAACACCAAACCACACAGATAAACCGATGGCTGAGGACAAAACCACCAAAGTCCCCTGCAAATCTCCACTAGCGGAACCAGTCTACACACCAACAAGTAAAAGGAGGCAGCTCAAGACCCCTCTCCAGAAAGTGGACCTAGAGAAGGATCTCAGGAAGCCCACCCAAACTCCAGGGGAAAGCACATACTCACACAGAGAACCAGGAGGTGGTGATGAAGATACCAGATTGTTCAAAGAAACCCCAAAGCAGAAACTGAACCCTGCAGAAAATGTAACTGGAAGCAAGAGGCAGTCAAGAACGCCCAAGAGAAATGCCCAGTCCTTAGAAGACCTGGCTGGCCTCAGAGAGCTCTTCCAAACACCAAATCACACAGATAAACCAAGGACTGACAGCAAAACCACCAAAGTCCCCTGCAAATCTCCACTAGCAGAACCAGTCAACACACCAACCAGTTGGAGGCGTCAACTCAAGACCTCTCCCCAGAAAGTGGACATAGAAGAAGAGCCATCAGTTCTCAGGAAGTCCACCCGAACCCCAGGGGAAAGCACGCAATCACACGGAGAACCAGGAAATGGTGATGAAGACATCAAATTGTTCAAGGAAGCTCCAAAGCAGACACTGGACTCTGCAGAAAATGTAACTGGAAGCAAGAGGCGGTCAAGAACGCCCAAGAGAAATGTCCAGTCCTTAGAAGACCTGACTGGCCTCAGAGAGCTCTTCCAATCCCCAGAGCACACCCAGGACCCAGTGACTGATGACAAAACCACCAAAGTCCCCTGGAAATCACCACTAGCAGATCCAGTCAACACACCAACAAGGAAAAGGAGGCAGCTCAAGATCCCTCGCCAGAAAGTGGACCTAGAGGAAGAGCCCTCCTCTCTCAGGAAGCCCACCCAAATGGAGGGGGAAAGCGTGCCTTTATACAGAGAACCAGGAGGCAGTGATGAAGACATCAGATTGTTTGACAGAACTCCAAAGTGGACACTGGACTCTGCAGAAAATAGAACTGGAAGCAAGAGGCGGTCAAGAACACCTAAGAAAAATGTCCCGTCCTTAGAAGACCTGGCTGGCCTCAGAGAGCTCTTCCAAACACCAAACCACACAGATAAACCGATGGCTGAGGACAAAACCACCAAAGTCCCCTGCAAATCTCCACTAGCGGAACCAGTCTACACACCAACAAGTAAAAGGAGGCAGCTCAAGACCCCTCTCCAGAAAGTGGACCTAGAGAAGGATCTCAGGAAGCCCACCCAAACTCCAGGGGAAAGCACATACTCACACAGAGAACCAGGAGGTGGTGATGAAGATACCAGATTGTTCAAAGAAACCCCAAAGCAGAAACTGAACCCTGCAGAAAATGTAACTGGAAGCAAGAGGCAGTCAAGAACGCCCAAGAGAAATGCCCAGTCCTTAGAAGACCTGGCTGGCCTCAGAGAGCTCTTCCAAACACCAAATCACACAGATAAACCAAGGACTGACAGCAAAACCACCAAAGTCCCCTGCAAATCTCCACTAGCAGAACCAGTCAACACACCAACCAGTTGGAGGCATCAACTCAAGACCTCTCCCCAGAAAGTGGACATAGAGGAAGAGCCATCAGTTCTCAGGAAGTCCACCCGAACCCCAGGGGAAAGCACGCATTCACACGGAGAACCAGGAAATGGTGATGAAGACATCAAATTGTTCAAGGAAGCTCCAAAGCAGACACTGGACTCTGCAGAAAATGTAACTGGAAGCAAGAGGCGGTCAAGAACGCCCAAGAGAAATGCCCAGTCCTTAGAAGACCTGACTGGCCTCAGAGAGCTCTTCCAAACACCAAACCACACAGATAAACCAAGGACTGACAGCAAAACCACTAAAGTACCCCGCAAATCTCCACTAGCAGAACCGGTCAACACACCAACCAGTTGGAGGCGTCAACTCAAGACCTCTCCCCAGAAAGTGGACATAGAGGAAGAGCCATCAACTCTCAGGAGGTCCACCCGAACCCCAGGGGAAAGCACGCAATCACACGGAGAGCAAGGAAATGGTGATGAAGACATCAAATTGTTCAAGGAAGCTCCAAAGCAGACACTGGACTCTGCAGAAAATATAACTGGAAGCAAGAGGCAGTCAAGAACGCCCAAGAGAATTGCCCAGTCCTTAGAAGACCTGGCTGGCCTCAGAGAGCTCTTCCAATCCCCAGAGCACACCCAGGACCCAGTGACTGATGACAAAACCACCAAAGTCCCCTGGAAATCACCACTAGCAGATCCAGTCAACACACCAACAAGTAAAAGGAGGCAGCTCAAAACCCCTCTCCAGAAAGTGGACCTAGAGAAGGATCTCAGGAAGCCCACCCAAACTCCAGGGGaaagcacacactcacacagagaaCCAGCAGGCGGTGATGAAGACACCAGATTGTTCCACAGAACTCCAAAGCAGACACTGGACTCTGCAGAAAATGTAACTGGAAGCAAGAGGCGGTCAAGAACACCCAAGAGAAATGCCCAGTCCTTAGAAGACCTGGCTGGCCTCAGAGAGCTCTTCCAAACACCAAACCACACAGATAAACCAAGGACAGACGGCATAACCACCAAAGTCCCCTGCCAATCTCCACTAGCGGAACCGGTCAACACACCAACAAGTAGAAAGAGGCAGCTCGAGACCCCTCTCCAGAAAGTGGACATAGAGGAAGAGCCCTTAGCTCTAGGGAAGCCCACCGGAACACCAAAGAAAACCGTGCTCTCGTACACAGAACCAGGTGGTGGTGATGAAGACATCAAATTGTCTAAGGAAACTCCAGAGAAGAAGCTAGACTGTGTAGAAAATCTAACCGGAAGCAAGaagtggaaaagaagagggaaagaaaaggccCAGTTCCTAGAAGACATGGTCGGTTTTAAAGAGCTCTTCCAAACCCCAGAGCACACCAAGGAACCAGCAGCTATTGTCAAAACCGCAATAATGCCTGGCAGATCTCCACTAGCAGAAACAGTCACCACACCAACCCACATGAAGAGACGTCTGAAGATACCTCTGGGGAAGGTAGATGTAGCGAAGGAGCTCTCACCTCTCACAGAGCCCATCCAAATGCCAGGggaagccacacacacacacagagaaccaGGAGGTGCTGATGCAGCCATCAGATTGTTCAAGGAAACCCCAAAGCAGAAACTGGATTCTGCAGAAAATGTAACTGGAAGCAAGAGGCGGTCGAGAGCACCCAAGAAAATGGTCCGTTCCCTAGAAGATCTGGTTGGTCTCAAAGAGCTGTTCCAAACCCCAGAGCATACCCCAGACCCAGTGACTGATGACAAAACCACAACAGTCCCCTGCAAATCTCCAGCAGCAGATCCAGTCAACAAGCCAACAAGTAGAAGGAGGCGACTCAAGACCTCTCCCCAGCAAGCGGACGTAAAGGAAGAGGCCTCCGCTCTCAGGAAGTCCACCCGAACACGGGGAGGAAACGCACACTCCCACAGAGAATCAGGAGGTGCTGATGAAAATATCAAACTGTTGAATAAAACTGCAAAGCAGACACTGGACTCTGCGGAAAATGTAACTGGAAGCAAGAAGCAGTCAAGAATACCCAAGAAAAATGTCCAGTCCTTAGAAGACCTGGCTGGCCTCAGAGAGCTCTTCCAAACCCCAGAGCACACCCAGGACCCTATGGCTGATGACAAAACCACAACAGTCCCCTGCAAATCTCCACTAGCAGATGCAGTCAACAAGCCAACAAGTAGAAGGAGGCGACTCAAGACCTCTCCCCAGCAAGCGGACGTAAAGGAAGAGCCCTCTGCTCTCGGGAAGTCCACCCGAACGTGTGGGGGAAACGCACACTCACACAGAGAACCAGGAGGTGCTGATGACGATGTCAAATTGTTGAAAAAAACTGCAAAGCAGACACTGAGCCCTGCGGAGAATGTAATGCTCAGGAAAAGCCGGCTAAGAGCACCTAAGGAAACGGCCCAGCCCCTGGAAGACCTGGCCAGTTTCAAAGAGTCGTCCCCAGTGCGGGACCACAGCAAGGAACCGGGAAAGGCCGAGGGTAGCCCTAAGGATGCTCCGGAGCAAACTCCAGGCAGGAGGAAACCCGCGACCGTTTTGCAAAGAGGCCTCAGGGCCCGTAGAGTAAGAGCCGTGGCAGACCTGCAGGCCCACAGAGAGCCCATCGAATCTGGGAGTGAAGGCGGCGTTTCCCTGCCCTCCAAGAGGAAAGGAGGAACGGAAGAAGGTTCGGCAGGAGCCAAGAGGCTGCGATCCGTGACCCCTGCGCAGGGCGCTGCCGAGGGGAAGCCAGCAccgaagaggaggaggagggctccCACAGAGGGGTGTGACCCGCCCGAGCCCCCGACAGCGAAGAAGAGGCTGCGGGTCGTGGCAGAAAGGATGGAACTCCTGCGAGACCGGCCAAGGAGCAGCAGGGAGATTAAAACGAGGGCAAGAGAAGCAGGAAGGACGACCCCTGCACATCAG GGAATGTCCCTGCGCTCTAGACATCCAAATAAAACTGAAGCAGAAGAGGAAAGACCCGAGCCTGTTATAACAGCAGCAGAAAAGCCGAAAACGAAGAGAAGTGACAAGAAGCCCCTGAAGATGTCCCAAGAGACAACGTTACAAAGCCCAGAAGACCAAGCCAAGAATTCGACATCTGGGGGCAAAGCCCATGAAAGCAGAATGTGTCTGAGGTCTGCCAGACTGGGTCAGATGCCCTCGCCTGACATAGCcaaggagaagcaaagggagaaaagagtggGTGTCTCTgggaagaagcaggaggaagaagtCAGGCAACCTTCAGACCCCATGTGTTTGAGATCCAGAAAAATTACAGTCCCTACTGGAGGAAATGCTTCAGAGAGCGAACCCCAACAGAGGGTAACTCGGAGCGCCAAGAGATgtgctgaaaatataaaaaag GATAATGACAATGGGGGCATCAAGAAATTAAGAACCAGAAGTCATCGGGACAATGAAGATATTTAG